Genomic DNA from Candidatus Krumholzibacteriia bacterium:
TCGACCGTCTCTTCCTTCAGCCGGTAGGGCTCGATCTCGAGTTCGGGGCTGAAGAGGAAGATCAGCAGATAGATGATGAACGACGAAGCGGTCGCGACCCGCATGTAGCGGCCGTACCGCGCCTTGAAGCGGTCGTTCTCGGTGGCCAGGCCGACATGTTCCCAGCTCTCCGGAGGTGGACTGTGCGTCGCTTCGGACATGCGTCACCTAGAACTTCGGCTGGGTGCTCTCGACCTTGTTGTTGAAGGACACGCGCACCGCGTTGACCTTCTTCAACTCTTCCATGATCCGATCCATGACCTCGTAGTCGGTATTGATGTCGCCCTGGAAGGCGACGATGGTCATCGGATTGGATTCGTAGCTCTGGGCCATGATCTGGGCGGCGAGCTCCTCGGAGACCAGCTTGTCGTCGACCGAGATCCGCCCGAACTGGTCCACGTAGATGTTGCGGATGTCGTCGCGCTTGATCTCGACACCCGACTCGGCCCGTGGCAGGTCGACCTCGAGACCGTCCTCGGTCTTGAACACCGTGCTCACCATGAAGAAGATCAGCAGCAGGAAGACGATGTCCCCGAAGGACGCCGTCGGGATCTGCGATTTGGTCTTCTGGTTCCGTTCGAACTTCACGGTCGCCTCCCTAAACGTCCATCATCTTGATGGCGACCTTGCGGCACTTGGCCAACCGCACTTCGTCGAGCACCGCCGCGAAGACCCCGTAGTCGGACATCGGGTGGTTCTCGACGATCACCACCAGCTTCGGGTTCTCCAGCAGCCGCCGCTCGAGTTCGTTCTTGATCCCGTTGATCGCCATGGGCTGATCGTCGAGCAAGACGATGTTCGAGGCGGTGACCTGCAGCGACGCCGTGTTCGACTCCTTGATCTGCACGGTCTCTTCCTGCTCGGCGGCCGCCGGCAGTACGAAGGGCATGCCGATGTCCTGCTGGAAGACCGTCACGACCATGAAGTAGATGAGCAAGAGGAACACGATGTCCGCGATGGACGACATGTTCATCTCTTCGGTCGGCCGCCGGAACTTCTTGATCTTGACCGCCATGGTCCTGCTCCTTCACCGCGAAGGCCGCGCCTAGCGGTGGCCGATCTGGGTGAGCTCTTCGACCAGCTCGGCCGAGGTCTCTTCCATCTCGATGATGAAGCGGTCGATGATCGACAGGAAGAAGCTGTGACCGAGCGACGCCGGGATCGCGATGATCAGACCGCTGGCGGTGGTGATCAGCGCCTCGGAGATACCGCTCGCCACCAGCTTGGCGTTCACGTTGTCGGCGTTCGCGATGGCCTCGAAGGCCGAGATCATCCCGGACACCGTGCCGAGGAAGCCGAGCAGCGGCGCGGTGTTGGCCACGGCCGACAGCGCCACGAGCCCACGCTCGAGGAAGGCCATCTCGATGGTCCCCGAGGTCTCGATCGCCTTCTCCACGGCTTCGGGACCCCGTTCGGCGCGTAGCAGCCCGCTGTGCAGGATCGCCGCGATCGGGCCGCGGGTGCGTTCGCAGACCTGCGCGGCCTCGTTCACGCCGTCACTGCGCAGGGTGGTGATGACGCTGCCGATCAGACGTCGGGTGTTGGTGCGGGCCTTCGCCAGCGTGAAGGCGCGCTCGAGGATCACGGCCAGGGCCAGGATGGCGGCGGCCAGAAGACCCCACATGAAGTTCCCACCGGCGATGAAGAGCTGACCGGCTCCACTCTGACCGAGAGGAGTCTGCTCGAACCACCCCATGATGCCGCTGGGAGCTTCTTCCACCTGGACCATCTCGTCGATCGAGTCCGACGCCGACCACGCGAGCGAGTCCGAGGTGTTCATGACGCCCTCGATGTCCAGCGAGGTCTCGGCCTCGCCTTCTTCCTGGGCAAGGACCGGGGTGACGAACGCTGTCGCGACGAACAGCAACGCCGCCATCACGGTCATCGGGAACAGACCTTTGCGAGCCATGATGTGGCCTCGTCCTTTCTCGAGGTGGTACATCCGAAGTCCGGGGGCCCCGCCCGGTCGAGC
This window encodes:
- a CDS encoding biopolymer transporter ExbD — its product is MKFERNQKTKSQIPTASFGDIVFLLLIFFMVSTVFKTEDGLEVDLPRAESGVEIKRDDIRNIYVDQFGRISVDDKLVSEELAAQIMAQSYESNPMTIVAFQGDINTDYEVMDRIMEELKKVNAVRVSFNNKVESTQPKF
- a CDS encoding biopolymer transporter ExbD gives rise to the protein MAVKIKKFRRPTEEMNMSSIADIVFLLLIYFMVVTVFQQDIGMPFVLPAAAEQEETVQIKESNTASLQVTASNIVLLDDQPMAINGIKNELERRLLENPKLVVIVENHPMSDYGVFAAVLDEVRLAKCRKVAIKMMDV
- a CDS encoding MotA/TolQ/ExbB proton channel family protein, which gives rise to MARKGLFPMTVMAALLFVATAFVTPVLAQEEGEAETSLDIEGVMNTSDSLAWSASDSIDEMVQVEEAPSGIMGWFEQTPLGQSGAGQLFIAGGNFMWGLLAAAILALAVILERAFTLAKARTNTRRLIGSVITTLRSDGVNEAAQVCERTRGPIAAILHSGLLRAERGPEAVEKAIETSGTIEMAFLERGLVALSAVANTAPLLGFLGTVSGMISAFEAIANADNVNAKLVASGISEALITTASGLIIAIPASLGHSFFLSIIDRFIIEMEETSAELVEELTQIGHR